From the Gramella sp. Hel_I_59 genome, one window contains:
- a CDS encoding glyceraldehyde-3-phosphate dehydrogenase gives MDFNKVYEKELSFQADRRKATVEFINIVSDLWYDKSIELVLFRNQLINKNVSDILDLHEYAGEFVGKPISIFDSVEIAKAIQGLNLPPAKLDIGKLTYEYHLDGQTHNNAMAFVSSKLSDAKLNEVVTPKDVVLYGFGRIGRLVARELMTRTGKGNQLRLRAIVTRGNVDQSVLEKRASLLKSDSVHGPFSGTVNVDAENSALIINGTTVHMISANQPEDIDYTQYGINHALVIDNTGAFRDKEALTRHLSSKGAAKVLLTAPGKGIPNIVHGVNQKEHDPDSVDIFSAASCTTNAITPVLKAVQDSFGVVHGHLETIHAYTNDQNLVDNMHSKYRRGRAAGLNMVITETGAGKAVSKALPVFEGKLTSNAIRVPVPNGSLAILNLQVEKETSLEEVNSILKKYALEGELVEQIQYSVDNELVSSDIIGSSAPAIYDSNATIVSADGKNVILYIWYDNEYGYSHQVIRLAKYIAKVRRFTYY, from the coding sequence ATGGACTTTAATAAAGTTTACGAAAAAGAACTTTCATTCCAGGCAGATCGTCGCAAAGCAACGGTTGAATTTATCAATATCGTTAGCGACCTGTGGTATGACAAATCGATCGAACTCGTTTTATTCAGAAATCAGTTGATAAATAAAAATGTTAGCGATATTCTGGACCTTCATGAATACGCAGGAGAATTTGTAGGAAAACCTATATCGATCTTTGATTCGGTAGAGATCGCAAAGGCAATTCAGGGATTGAATCTTCCACCTGCAAAGCTGGACATTGGAAAACTTACCTACGAATATCATCTTGACGGTCAAACTCATAATAATGCGATGGCATTTGTGAGTAGCAAACTGAGTGATGCTAAACTGAACGAAGTGGTTACTCCAAAAGATGTTGTGCTATATGGCTTCGGAAGAATTGGAAGACTGGTTGCTCGCGAATTGATGACCAGAACCGGGAAAGGAAACCAGCTTAGACTTAGAGCAATCGTAACCCGTGGAAACGTAGACCAGAGTGTTCTGGAAAAACGTGCTTCATTACTAAAGAGCGATTCCGTTCACGGACCCTTCAGCGGAACTGTAAATGTAGACGCTGAAAATTCAGCATTGATCATCAACGGGACTACCGTTCATATGATTTCAGCAAACCAGCCGGAAGATATTGATTATACTCAATATGGTATCAATCATGCTCTCGTGATCGATAATACTGGTGCTTTTAGAGATAAGGAAGCGCTTACGAGACATTTGAGTTCTAAAGGAGCTGCAAAAGTTCTTTTGACTGCACCTGGAAAAGGTATTCCAAATATCGTTCATGGTGTAAACCAGAAGGAGCACGATCCAGATAGCGTTGATATTTTCTCAGCTGCATCCTGTACTACTAATGCTATTACTCCAGTTCTAAAAGCTGTTCAGGATTCTTTTGGTGTGGTACATGGTCATCTTGAAACTATTCATGCTTATACGAATGACCAGAACCTGGTCGATAATATGCATAGCAAATATCGTCGTGGAAGAGCTGCAGGGCTTAATATGGTGATTACTGAAACCGGAGCAGGGAAAGCAGTTTCCAAAGCACTGCCTGTTTTTGAAGGAAAACTAACTTCAAATGCGATACGAGTACCTGTGCCTAATGGTTCTCTTGCTATTCTGAATCTTCAAGTTGAAAAAGAAACCAGCCTTGAGGAAGTTAACTCGATCCTTAAAAAATACGCACTGGAAGGTGAACTTGTTGAGCAAATACAATATTCTGTAGATAATGAACTGGTATCTTCAGACATTATAGGCTCTTCTGCCCCGGCGATCTATGATAGCAATGCTACTATTGTATCTGCAGATGGGAAAAATGTGATCCTATATATATGGTATGATAACGAATATGGATACAGCCACCAGGTAATAAGACTGGCAAAATACATCGCAAAAGTTAGGAGATTCACCTATTACTAG
- the trmD gene encoding tRNA (guanosine(37)-N1)-methyltransferase TrmD has product MRIDIITVVPDILKSPFEASILERAIKKGLVEIHLHNLRDYVSDNYKQIDDYQFGGGAGMVMMIEPIDKCISKLKSEREYQEVIYMTPDGERLEQRTANSLSLHENLIILCGHYKGVDQRVRDQFITKEISIGDYVLSGGELGAAVLCDSIIRLIPGVLGNETSALTDSFQDDLLAPPVYTRPAEYKGWKVPEILTSGNFPKIEAWREDQAYERTKALRPDLLKDD; this is encoded by the coding sequence ATGCGTATAGATATCATTACCGTTGTTCCAGATATTTTAAAGAGTCCTTTTGAGGCTTCTATCCTGGAACGGGCAATCAAAAAAGGTCTCGTAGAGATCCACCTGCACAATTTAAGAGATTACGTTAGTGATAACTATAAGCAAATAGATGACTATCAATTTGGTGGTGGTGCAGGAATGGTAATGATGATCGAACCTATAGACAAATGTATTTCAAAACTAAAGTCTGAACGAGAGTACCAGGAAGTGATCTATATGACTCCAGATGGTGAAAGACTTGAGCAGAGAACCGCGAACAGTTTATCTCTACATGAAAACCTTATTATTTTATGTGGTCATTATAAAGGAGTAGATCAACGAGTACGTGATCAATTCATTACCAAAGAGATTAGTATTGGAGATTACGTATTATCTGGTGGTGAATTAGGTGCAGCGGTGCTTTGTGATTCGATCATTCGATTGATTCCAGGAGTTCTGGGAAATGAAACTTCTGCATTAACAGATTCATTTCAGGATGATTTGCTTGCTCCCCCTGTTTACACCAGACCTGCGGAATATAAGGGCTGGAAAGTACCGGAGATCCTTACCAGTGGTAATTTTCCAAAGATAGAAGCATGGCGTGAAGATCAGGCCTATGAACGCACGAAAGCACTTCGACCTGATCTTTTGAAGGATGATTAA
- the rplS gene encoding 50S ribosomal protein L19, with product MESLVKFVQDEFVSRKDLPEFSAGDTITVYYEITEGQKTRTQFFRGVVIQLRGTGSSQTFTIRKMSGTVGVERIFPINLPAIQKIEINKKGKVRRARIFYFRELTGKKARIKEAIRR from the coding sequence ATGGAATCGTTAGTAAAATTTGTTCAGGACGAATTCGTATCAAGAAAAGATCTACCTGAATTTTCAGCAGGAGATACTATTACTGTTTATTACGAAATTACAGAGGGTCAGAAAACAAGAACACAGTTCTTTAGAGGTGTTGTTATCCAGTTAAGAGGAACAGGATCATCTCAAACCTTCACTATTAGAAAGATGAGTGGAACTGTTGGAGTGGAAAGAATTTTCCCGATCAACCTTCCGGCGATTCAAAAAATTGAGATCAATAAGAAAGGTAAAGTTAGAAGAGCTAGAATTTTCTACTTTAGAGAACTTACTGGTAAGAAAGCCCGTATCAAAGAAGCTATCAGAAGATAA